In a genomic window of Methanomassiliicoccus sp.:
- a CDS encoding cation acetate symporter: MAEIQPLSLAIFIAITVLTLAISIYASRRVRTAGHYYVAGGGVRWFVNGFAIAGDYLSAASFLGITGLVAFAGYDGFIYAIGFLAGWIVALFLVAEPLRAIGKYTFADALTSKFKSRKIRLAAAISTLVVSVFYLIPQMVGAGSIVGPLLGLDYEVGVVVIGLLVVVIVATAGMVSTTWVQFIKGFMLLIAVIALTVGVLIAAGMGPFEFIGNIIGSTLHLPSGKVVSGDTFMSPGMKYTNPLDFVSLALALILGTAALPHILIRYFTVPKPADARKSTVVAIVVMGIFYMLILFLGLGAIYFFNQGVPGVINPTDANLTAPLLADYIGGDVFYAIISSIAFATILGTVSGLIMASAGAIAHDIYAEVLGRKSDEKRALLISKGTAIGVGLIAIVLGILSKGQNVAFLVGLAFAIAASANLPALLCTLFWKRTSEKGIVYGILAGLISSILLIVISPTMMGHDAIFSLNNPGIVSIPLGFAVTMGVSLLETRSAENSKAEKAAG, translated from the coding sequence ATGGCCGAGATACAACCTCTCAGTCTGGCGATCTTCATCGCCATCACCGTCCTGACGCTGGCCATCTCGATCTACGCCAGCCGCAGGGTCCGTACCGCCGGCCACTACTACGTCGCGGGAGGAGGCGTCAGATGGTTCGTCAACGGGTTCGCCATCGCCGGAGACTACCTCAGCGCAGCGTCCTTCCTAGGCATCACCGGCCTGGTGGCGTTCGCCGGGTATGACGGCTTCATCTACGCCATCGGCTTCCTGGCCGGTTGGATCGTCGCCCTGTTCCTGGTGGCCGAACCGCTGCGGGCCATAGGCAAGTACACCTTCGCCGACGCCCTGACCTCCAAGTTCAAGAGCCGCAAGATCAGGCTGGCAGCTGCCATCTCCACCCTGGTGGTCAGCGTCTTCTACCTGATTCCACAGATGGTCGGTGCGGGCTCCATCGTCGGTCCGCTGCTCGGTCTGGACTATGAGGTCGGAGTCGTGGTCATCGGCCTGCTGGTCGTGGTCATCGTGGCCACCGCCGGCATGGTCTCCACCACCTGGGTCCAGTTCATCAAGGGGTTCATGCTCCTCATAGCGGTCATCGCCCTGACGGTCGGCGTTCTGATCGCCGCGGGCATGGGGCCGTTCGAGTTCATCGGGAACATCATCGGCAGCACACTGCACCTGCCCAGCGGGAAGGTGGTGTCAGGGGACACCTTCATGTCCCCGGGCATGAAGTACACCAACCCCCTGGACTTCGTCTCCCTGGCCCTGGCCCTCATCCTGGGCACGGCAGCGCTACCGCACATACTGATCCGGTACTTCACCGTGCCCAAGCCAGCCGATGCTAGGAAGTCCACGGTCGTCGCCATCGTGGTCATGGGCATATTCTACATGCTCATCCTGTTCCTGGGACTGGGAGCGATCTACTTCTTCAACCAAGGAGTGCCCGGAGTGATCAACCCCACCGACGCCAACCTCACCGCCCCCCTGCTAGCGGACTACATCGGCGGAGATGTGTTCTATGCCATCATCTCCTCGATCGCCTTCGCCACCATCCTGGGGACGGTGTCTGGCCTGATCATGGCCTCAGCCGGGGCCATCGCCCACGACATCTACGCCGAAGTGCTGGGCAGGAAGTCCGACGAGAAGCGCGCTCTCCTGATATCGAAGGGCACCGCCATCGGGGTCGGTCTAATCGCCATAGTGCTGGGCATCCTGTCGAAGGGACAGAACGTGGCTTTCCTCGTCGGCCTCGCGTTCGCCATCGCGGCCTCCGCCAACCTGCCGGCGCTGCTGTGCACGCTGTTCTGGAAGCGGACCAGTGAGAAAGGCATCGTCTACGGCATTCTAGCCGGGCTGATATCGTCGATCCTGCTGATCGTTATCTCCCCGACGATGATGGGCCATGACGCCATCTTCTCGCTGAACAACCCTGGCATCGTGTCGATACCCCTGGGCTTCGCCGTCACCATGGGAGTTTCCCTGCTGGAAACGCGGAGCGCGGAGAACTCCAAGGCGGAGAAGGCGGCCGGTTGA
- a CDS encoding universal stress protein, which translates to MRNILLPTDGSTPALVATMKAVEMAKARDATLIILKVEEQAPLVEIERTAEASALMRPEVQDGISYAQELAAMEKVTTKVVRKIGPVVGEIIRTAEEEGSELIVLGTSSLRGLNRLYLGSVAKAVVSQAPTSVVVIKPTPEEIKRALSLVKEVIEETPAKAVRSITRTKVFRVGVYLFVAYAIGYAIFILTGSYDKQLFGSALWGMNVGTVAGILLILITIGLAIGFNWYAGRSKEAT; encoded by the coding sequence ATGAGGAACATCTTGCTCCCCACCGACGGTTCCACCCCTGCTCTGGTTGCCACGATGAAGGCGGTGGAGATGGCCAAGGCCCGTGATGCCACGCTGATCATCCTCAAGGTTGAGGAACAGGCCCCCCTGGTGGAGATCGAGCGCACGGCCGAAGCCTCGGCCTTAATGCGCCCCGAGGTCCAGGATGGCATCAGCTACGCACAGGAACTGGCAGCAATGGAGAAGGTGACGACCAAGGTGGTCCGGAAGATAGGCCCGGTGGTCGGGGAGATCATCAGGACTGCTGAGGAGGAGGGCTCCGAGCTCATCGTCCTCGGCACCTCGTCCCTGCGCGGCCTGAACCGGCTTTACCTGGGAAGCGTGGCCAAGGCCGTGGTCAGCCAGGCGCCGACCTCGGTGGTGGTCATCAAGCCGACTCCCGAAGAGATAAAAAGGGCCCTATCCCTCGTCAAGGAGGTCATCGAGGAGACTCCGGCCAAAGCGGTGCGATCGATCACGCGGACCAAGGTGTTCCGGGTCGGAGTGTATCTCTTCGTCGCCTATGCCATCGGCTACGCCATATTCATCCTCACCGGCTCGTACGACAAACAGCTGTTCGGGTCGGCGCTGTGGGGCATGAACGTGGGCACCGTCGCCGGCATCCTGCTAATCCTCATCACCATCGGCCTGGCGATAGGCTTCAACTGGTACGCGGGACGGTCCAAGGAGGCGACCTGA
- a CDS encoding OsmC family protein: MVSTQQEMRQSINGVDIKKLEETIQAINGDPDMASFTFHAVNEWVDGARNKTIVQRYEGGNRSVVHPQPFVIHSDEPEFLLGEDSAPSSIVSLLHSLASCLSVTIVYNAAARGIAIDKLSISMEGDIDVHGFLGLSKEVRPGLQDMRVLVDLRSDAPRDEVEDLVRYSQKRSPILDSLRNRIPVEVELV; the protein is encoded by the coding sequence ATGGTTTCTACTCAGCAGGAGATGAGGCAGAGTATCAACGGGGTCGATATCAAGAAGTTGGAGGAGACTATCCAGGCTATCAACGGGGATCCGGATATGGCCTCGTTCACCTTCCACGCGGTGAACGAATGGGTGGACGGCGCCCGCAACAAGACCATCGTGCAGAGGTACGAGGGCGGGAACAGGTCGGTCGTGCACCCGCAGCCGTTCGTTATCCACTCCGATGAGCCGGAGTTCCTTTTGGGAGAGGATAGCGCCCCGAGCTCGATCGTATCTCTCCTGCATTCTTTGGCATCCTGCCTTTCCGTGACCATCGTCTACAACGCTGCCGCCCGAGGGATTGCCATCGACAAGCTAAGCATCTCCATGGAAGGAGACATCGACGTCCACGGCTTCCTCGGCCTGTCCAAGGAGGTACGCCCCGGCCTGCAGGACATGCGGGTCCTCGTAGACCTGCGCTCCGATGCTCCCCGCGATGAGGTGGAGGATCTCGTGCGCTATTCGCAGAAACGGTCGCCCATCCTCGATTCGCTGCGCAACCGCATCCCGGTCGAGGTGGAGCTGGTCTGA
- a CDS encoding NifB/NifX family molybdenum-iron cluster-binding protein, which translates to MKLCITSEEPDIHSLIAEEFGHAPFFIIYDTDTKSWEAVPNQAGEGTEGAGMIAAEQVVSLEAEVVLTGYIGVHGTKKLSSRNIRIIQDEDGTVEASINRYMKKYGDACRTAKTPAKTAPPE; encoded by the coding sequence ATGAAGCTGTGCATCACCTCCGAGGAGCCGGACATCCACTCGCTGATCGCCGAAGAGTTCGGGCATGCCCCCTTCTTCATCATATACGACACGGACACCAAGTCCTGGGAAGCGGTCCCCAATCAAGCGGGAGAGGGGACCGAGGGCGCTGGCATGATCGCCGCGGAGCAGGTAGTGTCACTGGAAGCGGAGGTCGTCCTTACCGGCTACATCGGCGTGCACGGGACCAAGAAGCTCAGCTCGCGCAACATCCGCATCATCCAGGACGAGGATGGCACGGTGGAGGCGTCGATCAACCGCTACATGAAGAAGTACGGCGATGCTTGCCGCACCGCCAAGACCCCGGCGAAGACTGCTCCGCCGGAGTGA